The Xyrauchen texanus isolate HMW12.3.18 chromosome 42, RBS_HiC_50CHRs, whole genome shotgun sequence genome includes the window aagaatggagaggcacacaatccaagatgcttgaagtccagtgtgaagtttccacagtctgtgttggtttggggagccatgtcatcggctggtgttggtccactgtgctttattaagtccagagtcaacgcagccgcctaccggacattttagagcacttcatgcttccttcagcagacaagctttatggagatgctgacttcattttccagcaggacttggcacctgcccacactgccaaaagtaccaaaacctggttcaatgaccatggtattactgtgcttgattggccagcaaactcgcttgacctgaaccccatagagaatctatggggcattgccaagagaaagatgagagacatgagaccaaacaatgcagaagagctgaaggccgctattgaagcatcttggtcttccataacacctcagcagtgccacaggctgatagcatccatgccacgcgcattgaggcagtaattaatgcaaaaggggcccaaaccaagtactgagtacatatgcatgattatacttttcagagggccgacatttctgtatttaaaatcttttttttattgatttcatgtaatattctaattttctgagattctgaatttggggttttcataagctgtaagccataatcataaaaattatatcaaataaaggcttgaaatatcttactttgcttgtaatgagtctatataatatattagttccaccttttaagttgaattactgaaatgaatgaacttttgcacgatattctaatttttcgagtttcacctgtagtctgtatgtgctgtgcacttcagagTGCTCTCTGTCATCTCGCACACATACAAGAGTGCAAatgatgatcatgatgaggtTTTTATCATATGAGCGGCCGGCTCTACACACtcattaaaggtgcgtacacactgccagcgactttatcgctgcaggtcgccagtggctggcggtgaagtcgctagtgggtgttcccactactggttgcctagtaacgtttataaatgacattcacggatgccactccattgctgttgacagcgaatctcttttcttgccactaaaaacaaacattttggagggaaaaaactaaatataaatggaatcagtacataaaatgctttatatcaaagatgaatgagaaacaaggcgtgctgtttgccatagcggctgtttatctgtggcgaaaattcaaatgccggtctgtctgggtccataaaatccccgcgatctcagatacacctttccacgcagtatttttcttaaaaatgtccttgtacgtgggaagagacatataaagcactggaaaatttctaacagcaagaattagcctttcatccacctttccgttactgcaggagctgagagagagagaaaggatcacgtgagctctcccgtcttctctcctattggctgtggcttccgttagtcgctccaaagttgaacttttctcaactttgtcgcgtcgctggacacgcccacatctagtgccaacggtcgcgacagctcgtgtcgccggaagtcgctgtgctcgcattgaaaatgaatggtattgcgtcgctgtcgcgcgcgatgtcgctggcagtgtgtacgcacctttagaagCTTGCATCActtgcagtttatttattcaattaaatcagagacttttttagtttaattatcacactaggacatatcacaattttaatttgattaattgtacattcaaacattaattttcatCCAAATATGTCATATTCCACAACATTCTGCGTTTTATTGCTAATGCCAATTTTATGACTAGATTCGGTGTTTTCCACATACTACatgtggtaaccatggtataagctGACTCCAATCatttaattattgaaaattatttcaCATCCCGGGGTATTAAGTGCGAATCACAACACTACCAACCCAGTGTgaattcatttatgtatttattttaatcagtggTCCAACCGTCATCCttgtctaaagtttataactcaCAGGTATGCAAACTCATAAGGGTGAAAAAGTTGAGACAATCACTGATCAACaaacatgttttctgtttttttttttttttttaagaataagctaaaagcaccaacttAAGCTATTTAATGATTTAAGTATAGCAAATTATCTGCataattgtgcagaattagctgcaaatatAAAGGATAATTTGTTGTGGCTGGCTTCTGTTTGACAAATTTGTTCAGTTTAATTAATTGATTAGTTTAGTGACTACTTCTGAAGATGCCACTAAGTGgcaacaaatgagcatcttatgtgctatgagtgagtcatttaATCATTTTGAGAAGTTCATGACCTTAATCTGCCAAGAGACGTTATagtatttaagcattataagaacaaatgAGAGCTCTATAGTTTTCCTTCAGTTTGTGAACTGCCAAGCATGACTTTTCATCTAAAAACAGCTGATGCCGCCAccataaatcccaatgctttctgaaacagcttcagaGGAAGTGTTATTCCCaatttgaactgagacagacactgtagaatggcctgaactTGCATGCTCCGGAGGTGCATGCGCCCGCTCGTGGAGTCCAGGCGGACACCCAAAAAGGAGTTTTTTTGTCTGGGAGAGAGCGTGCTCTTTGCCCAGTTTACgttgaggcccaagctgtttagatgctgaagcagtaagtctctgtgctggcataacagagcctctgattgcgCCAGTAACAGCCAATCAGATCTAGCAACACAAACCAAGATAAGATTAGTTTCtgagtaattattttaaatgggcATGATAAGTGCATGATttaatgtctcagatccaggattgtcTGAAGTCCACCTTCtctctttgggacaagaaaataatggctgtaacaccccttttgtgcttgacaatttggcacaatctctattgTGTTTTTTAACGATGAGATTGTGTATTTCAGCTCGTAATACTAGCGCGTCTTTGGAcaaaaccgtggaagacagaacggcATTGAAATGGGGTGGCCGGCatgcaaattggatcgtataaccatgttTGATCGTTTTTTGCGGCAattctgaaatacccgttagggCTCGCCACGCGTCCGCGTAATGGAACAGAGAGCAATTGGGTTTGCTCACTATATGATATAATGCGTCGCTCACCATAGGGAAGtggttgcgcataatgtgtgtgctttgtagaagaaaatggctcttttttgagaatgtatgAGCATCTTGTGCATTTGCAACAAGTGCTGTATACTTTATTGCAtaggacacagaaacaacattttgcaaAACATTGTGAACGATATTCCTCTCCCGATGaacagctgagaggagatggggaacagtgttctgTGTCTCCAACCGAGCCATCTTCGGAGCACCGGAGGGAACCATGGGCTCTGTTTTGTGCTTCAAATCATTGCGCCTGTCTGGAGTGCTTCAGCTGCGCGGGGGAGATCCTCCTGTCGGAGCTAGGTGGCTGCCGGTACGGCTGCTCCCGTCTGGGCCACGACTTTCCTGGAGTCACCGGTGGCTCGTAGGGGGCCGGTGAGTGGGCATGGGTCTTTCAGCCGTCCGCTGGCTTGAGACAGAGCAGGTTGAGCCGTCTACGCTATGCTCcgtttgggcataaagtgtcttaTAGCTTGCGACTGCTGCTGAGTCGCGACTTAACCCTCATCAAACTTACTCACTGGACCACCAAAGAGAccagctggagacactggagcattcgtgagggtcagccatatatgctgctccaaaatgacCAGGTTGACCATGGACTTGCCGATGGCCTGCGCTGTAACTTTGGTGGCACACATTGCTAAGTCTATAGAGGCCCGTAGCTCTTTGAAAGTCTCCGGATCAAAGCCTTGCTCATCCATTTGGCTGAGGAGCTTTTCTTGGAATACCTGGAGCACTGCCATTGCGTGGAGTtctgatccagcttgtcctgccgCTGAGTAggcttgtggagcggaggggggcggggccgggtcggaatatcacgcgcccggtccccaatcggcctgatgaggcgcgcgagggataaaggtggccaatgacgatggttcgagagagagaattacgggcatgtccgtcatgtgtgtgtttatgtttgtacttttggtttaagtttgcattaaattatgatttatgttgacaagccggttctcgcctcctccttgcccatccttaactgtgttacaaggCTATTCCTGCCAGTGTGGACGTCTGTCTACATGGCTTAGAAGGATTTATGGGGCGTGATTTCCATGTCCTGCTACTCGTAGGGCAGAGAtgtgccgctaccgcctcctccacgGGGGTAGTTGGGCATAGCCGTTCTTTTCCCCGTGGTCCACGTTCGTGAGAACGGCATCACTACGCACGTGCACTGAGAAGGGCAAGTGCCAGGACTTTGAAAGTTTGCTATGCACTTCGTGGAAAAACGGGGCAGATCTGCGGGACACTGCAAGAACCACTcatctccatgagagctgactctgcatgggtgcggcccagacagaaaatgcagctctcatgcttgtctgacggcGGGATGAGTCCCTCGAACGATGAACACTTACAGAACGACATTTTGAAAAAGACGCAAACACGTGAGTGGCtcttttagatatatataaatatatatttttatataatttatatttatatcacataAATTACaattgcttttaaaaggatactgTATACCTGCCGACACCTGCAGAGAATCAggatggtgtctgtgcacctgtttttatagcggtcagttttgCGCAaaaacaggtggggctcaaacaccatagccaatattagaatattggcattattgtagagaggtttcagataggttgtgtatgaaggcactccccatatgcattaataaacacaatatcaagtgtactgagtcataagggaacccTGCTTGTGTCATCTCAGAATAACCTTCTCACTGATGAGATTTTTGCTGAAGAGGGAGATTAGGAGTTTCAACCCAGATTTAAAATGCTCATAGAGTATATAATATTGGAGCGTAGTCTAAGATACTCAGACAGTAAGACTGGCCCTTCACTGTACTCTAAAGAATGATAAATATTTGTATCAATAATAGCATCCTTCCAGTTGTCAAAGGCATTAAGTCATTCACCCCTGTGTATGCGTCTATGATGTGTATGTGTCGTCTCATGCTCCATATTTTCACAGATACTTCAATATTTACAATACCAAGTTAATACGAGACACACAGAAAAGGGGGATAGGGGATGCAGGTGTGCcaaataatgaaataaacaaaacGAAACACATTCTAGCTAAACCGTTTTAACCTCTAAACTGACCAGAAACAAAAgagtcaaataaaaatgtctttagttTCCAAGATGCCCTAATTTAACTACTTTATCTAGCCATAACACAAAATAAACAGCAGGTGCCACCGGAAATCTAAAAATGTCCTGAAATATAAATTGTTATAAATAACAATAGGCATTATGCCCAGCACAGCCATGCCAATAGCCACAATTTTACTTTATCATGATGGCTTACATAGTACAGGTTTTGGTTACATAAAATATCCAGGAAAATAATGTATTGAAAGGTTTGGGAACCCTGTAAGGTTCTTCCATAATGAACGTGTGTGGGGTTTTTGCAGCCACTACTGGAGATATGTCAGCATATCAGATTCACTCTCCTACCTCAAGCCTTTCCCAGGTGATGAGCAACTCACATGGCTCTCTGCCAAGCCCTCAGGAGCTGACTGAGGAGGCATCACGCAAGAGGGAACTCCGTCTGATGAAAAACAGGTAAAACCCAGCTGTCCTACCCCACTCAAAAATCATCAATCATTATGTAGCCTTAGAACATGAAATCATAGACATTATTTAATACTCACCTGATTTTCATGTTTCACCAAATTGTCAACAATGGCTTCCTCACTTCTGTTCATCAGCTCTTACTGCGCTTGATGTCTTACATGTTCTCCTGTTGCATCCATTGGTCTGCTTAATTCCTTTGATCACAGGACTGTCACCATCATTGCATCATGCTTGTTTCAGCTGAAAGTTATGTCTCAGTGTCTTTCCATTTACTTTGGTCTTTACTTTTGTTTCCGTTGTTAAAATGGAAAAACATAGCTTCTTAATGtcacagttcactcaaaaatgaaaattctatcatcatgtactcactcattccaaacccatgacttactttcttccgtggaacacaaaggtTGTTagggaatgacagcctcagtaacTGTTCACGCTCAGTGCATCTttctttccacacaatgaaattgaatagtgactgaggcattCATTCACAGTGAAATTTTTATTTAAGATATATTCATGCTCATGGAGCCTCTCTGTTGTTACTTCCAGGGAGGCTGCACGGGAATGCCGTCGGAAGAAGAAAGAATATGTCAAATGTCTCGAGAACCGAGTTGCTGtacttgaaaaacaaaacaagacactCATTGAAGAACTCAAGGCTCTTAAAGACCTGTACTCTCACAAAACCGAATAGCTGTAATCCATTGCAAGTCACTCACTAAAGACTTTGCCGTATACAGATTTGCCACAGAGTGGTAAACATGGTTTTCACACAATGTCTAGCCAACTATCGAATAAGTTGACAGCTGCATGGTTGTGTCGTCCCATGTACCTAAGATGgtgatgtgtgcatgtgtgtatgctgGTGGCCACAGAAAGCTCCAGAGCCAGTATGGTGTGTTGTGTTGCCCGTGTTACTTGTGCTTTTTGCAGGGAGTCGGCCAGACAGTGTAGGCGCAGGAGGAAGGAGTATGTGCGGAGCTTAGAGACTCGCCTCGCCATGATTGAAAACCAGAATAAGAAGCTAACCGAAGAGCTGGAGCATCTAAAGGAATCCTGTTTATATGGCACACCAGACTGCAGTTCTTAATCCTTCCACTGATTGGCACCTGTTCCTGTTTAATGTTGAATATTTCtgtcatacagtatgtgtattttatatctTTTGTGAAAATTGAACTGTAGACCAGCACAATACTGCCTATGCTAATTTTGAAAGGTTTTATATTGAAAGCTAGATTACATTTTTGTCAAGCTTACAGTCAAAACTGAGGAAACAATCTAGAGAGATATTTCTCTGAATGtcacatttattaatgttatgcagtcaccattcactcacaCCAAAAACTGAATAtagctgtatatatatttaataaatattgctTGAACTGACATATATGTTGCTGTAGAACAGATGATCTTCACTGTGTTTTGGGTTTTTGTGTGGATTATGTTGTGGGTTATTTGACACAAAAATCTAACTAAGTACTATTAAAGACTCTGGAGGCTTCAAAATTAAATGCAGAAAATAGGTTTATTGCAGATCGAATCCTCTCCACAATACACCAAATTACTTTCGAGAGCAACTAAGCTGAAACTACTGGTGCttacatttttatagtttaattaCTCTTTATCACATGAtatgttaatttaattttttaagtcCTCCCTATTTCATATATTCATACTTTTTCCTTCTATAGTTGCCTTTTCTAGATCATATGTTGTCAGAAAAACACCTGCATCCGCATAATTTTATACTTGTTTCCTGCCATTGTGGCTTATCATCTAGCGCATTCTTAATAAAAAAGACATTCTCCCAACATCGTTGATTACCCTTCAAAGACATCTTAAAGTAAAAAGGGGCACTCCCCACCTCTTACACCCCCACCCCACCTCACACTGTCTTCCATCAAAGTTCACTTGTTCTGGGTTACATGAGGTTATGCATAAAACATTTGACTATATGAGGTTATGATGATTATGAATGTTTTTAAACCAACTTTCTCACCCACGGATATCCAAAGTTCAGTTTGATTGATGTAATCAAATGCTCTACAAAACGAGGCCTGAATGCTTTTAGTCTAGCCCCAAAAACTTTTTTGAGTGATACTGAAGAGGTAGTTATTATGTAAATGTTGGTTGTTtctcattaaaggtgcactcagtaattctaatacATTATACTTtatgtcaaattctgcaaatatctccttaCACtctgctagctgtccgttctatgggtgggctgaaaaaaatatagtatttctaccctggctctgtaaatgggacaaaaacaaagtggatcagaccgatccacacaacattACTCCAGACagtcagcaacagggggtggttcttgcacatgcacaggatgggggtgggggcagagcgagagggaaattcaCTAGACGAGCGACGGCAAATCTgactgatgcaaactttctaaactccaaggaggacaaatggctgagcaacagaccaagagaaaaaggtcagacaaatataaacaaaaaaaataaagattatgaTAAGTCCAAGGCTAGGTGTCGTGTAAACATCGGCGAGGCTTTTCAGCGGTAGTGAGACCTCtgagaggtaaaaggcttgacgacggatgcagaagttgctctttttcttctcaaattatgggtaacataaattttgctatgtttcacagaacccatatatgctgttgttgtgatgttagatttagtagcaggagagttgtgTGTCTGAAGCTGGTGTGCGTAAAACCATCTCATCTTCTCTGCAAGTTATCTTCGCAGCATCAAATTACTGaattccaaaggagcactgaagagaggggtgtgtttgttttggcagatgAGTTCGAATACTAACAGTGCTTCTCAGGAATCGctgtgtgcacctttaagttgTTATTTCATAAAGACGTTTTGTTGACTGAATGAATCTTTGAATAAGAACCAGCGATGCCCAATTCGCAAATAAATCACTCAATTGAATGAGTTCTTTACAACAAGTTGCATAAACCGGTTCACAAAACGGCCTGAATCAGTTCGCAAATCTCGATTAAATTAGACGACTCTCATCCAGGCTTGGGACGGCCCTGCTTACACCACATTACAGTAACGGGATAATTTGGGACATTAAATGCTTATATCAATTACTTTAGCCCCTGATGTTTTCTAATCCTAGAAACGCCCCTGTCTCATAACAATGATAAAATATTGTCTGTAATATAAATATGACTATTCTTGAATTATTCCAGGGTTTTTACAAGTGGCTCAGTTATTAAAAGTTTCCATAGAGACTACCAGGACAGGGTTTTCTGTTCATTCATTCACTGTCTGAAAGATTTGCTATGCTTTTAAATAGTCTGTAGCTCAAATAGTGGTATGTGGCTGTTCAGTTTTGATAATGGCACATTTTTTCCAGCTTGAGAGACGTTGTGTTTATGCAGGAGTGCTTCATCTGCCATGTTACATGTTTTCATTGTATATGCTACATGTTTATACATAAACACAAGATTTTCCCACACTTTtccatttttataaaacaaaattttattttctcaaCATTTCACTCTTGCATTTGTGACCTTGTACTCACAGTGGAAAGTGGTTAATAAGTTTGTCATTAGATGCAGACTAAAGTCACTTATCTATCTGCTTCTACTACGACAGGACTACCTCTGAGACCACCTAGCAATCATATGTGACTCATAGGGGCTGGATTCTACTCGAGTCCACTGCGCATGCGCTGTACATCTCCTTAGAAGTGCGACGCAACGGTCGCACCCGCAACTACAGATCAAAATAGGTGGTTAACAGAAGAAAACAAGCTCTTGGATTTGGATACGCTTACTTCTTCAACTTGCATTTGTTACAACCTGTCTCACAACTAAGACAGTCTAATCTACCGAAACTACAACTACTAACTTTTGAAGGTAAGGCACTCATTATTGTTTATGGTACGAAACAACAACTTTCTTTGCTGCAGTTGACGCAATTGTTTCCGTAGCCACACGCGCGTTGCATAACGCACGGTTATGACGTCATTGTAAATAAATCTGTGGCAGGTTTTTGAATGcagaatcatattttttgtgtgcCAGTTAAGGATGAATCCTAATAGTGTTGTAGTAGTGTGCGTGTGTTAGGCCACTACAGTGGTATGTGGTGGTGACATGGAGAAGGGCGTGTAGTATCGTAAACAGAAACGACTCGGTTCctcacgtaacctcggttccctgagaggagggaacgagtattgcgttaGCTTACgatatgggaaaactccgtttctcgagaaatatttaagtctttatgtaaaacgcattgcagctgcacagcagacagtgatgagcgaggcagctcggtcattggctgtgctgcggcaactgctcgaaccagtgacggggcgacttagaacgcgcgaccaatcaAGTGCAGCTCGCTGCATCCTGCGGTGGATATCCAACCAGGCCCACAGCCAAGTGTGACGTCAGAAGCCACGCCCATCCAAGTGTGACGTCAGAAGCCTCGCCCATGTCCAAATACGGCACGTGACTCGATTTGTTGTACGCATGCGCAAAATGGCGCTGCTTCCTGTCGGAAATATGTTTACGGTTGTTATCATAGTTACTGGTTTATAATTAAGATGAGGTTATTTGTGTAGAGGTGTGACGCTACAGATTATTGGTGCAGTTCAATTGTGACGCTTTGGCAGGCTTGGAATGGTCTAAATCACAATCACTCCCTTAACAGCTGTATTAGACAATACGTTACCTCTGCATTGCTCGCTGGTTTTGTAAGTTAATGACATGGTAGTACAAGTAAACAATGTACCTTAAAACGATATTTTTGTATTTCTCTTGTATTTCTGTTACACAAATGGTAATCAATAATCATGGTTTTGCTATAATAAACGTATACGGGAGCATCCATACTTAAACTAAAACGAATTTTTGTCACTTTCTTAATTATATGGGATCCAAACTGCACTTATAGTTACcccttctaaataaaaaaaataaatgtaaacttttttttacatttctttctaTGTGGTTATAGaaatattgcatttttacaaCCAAATTAAGAATTCACTTATTAGTTAATGCCTGTTATAGCAAATGACTTTGAAATCAAATAATAGAACAGCAGAATGGAATTTATGTAAACCTTAAATTAAAGAACCAATATGGTATCTAATACTACATAtgtattagaatattgtgaaaaagttcatttcagtaattcaacaaaAAGCTGATACTAATATTTTATGTAGACTCATTACATGCAAAgtgagatatttcaagcctttgtgTTATaaatttgatgattatggcttacagctatgttgaattactgaaataaatgaagttttgcacaatattctaatacaTATGTAGTATCTGCCATGCAGTATACCTTATTTAAAGTCTGACTACGCCACCCACTGATGATGGGCAGGAGGAACCACAAATCTTCCTGTGAATGTAGTGTGGCTAATAATATGTTTATCCCCGTAAAGGGACAGTCAAGAAGAGGCAGATATAAAAATTTATTCcaaatttattatacattttagtgCAAAAAGACG containing:
- the LOC127634851 gene encoding cAMP-responsive element modulator-like isoform X1 translates to MNSSGSPGAPMMQYAVHSRDATHPYVLSDNNVVAQATTGDMSAYQIHSPTSSLSQVMSNSHGSLPSPQELTEEASRKRELRLMKNREAARECRRKKKEYVKCLENRVAVLEKQNKTLIEELKALKDLYSHKTE
- the LOC127634851 gene encoding cAMP-responsive element modulator-like isoform X2, which codes for MAVTGDETESATTGDMSAYQIHSPTSSLSQVMSNSHGSLPSPQELTEEASRKRELRLMKNRESARQCRRRRKEYVRSLETRLAMIENQNKKLTEELEHLKESCLYGTPDCSS
- the LOC127634851 gene encoding cAMP-responsive element modulator-like isoform X3 gives rise to the protein MAVTGDETESATTGDMSAYQIHSPTSSLSQVMSNSHGSLPSPQELTEEASRKRELRLMKNREAARECRRKKKEYVKCLENRVAVLEKQNKTLIEELKALKDLYSHKTE